The Vulpes vulpes isolate BD-2025 chromosome 1, VulVul3, whole genome shotgun sequence genome contains the following window.
ATGAATAAGCTGATTCTCAGAAGAACTAAATTGCCTAAATTCATATAACCAGAAAATCACAGAATCAGGATTCAAAGCCAAAAGCTaagtattaaatgcatttttttctataaaaaagaaaaaaatagaaaaccagggaagcctgggtggctcagtggtttagcaccaccttcagcccaggacatgatcctggagacccgggatcgagtcccatgtcgggctccctgcatggggcctgcttctccctctgcctgtgtctctgcctctctctctgtgtgtctcaaatgaatgaatgaatgaatgaatagaaaaccAATTTTGTGACCATTTTCCTCACTGTATATTACCAGTTAAATTTCGCCCCTGGAGCATTACAAACATAGGTGATTTTTGTCTGGATGTGGGAGTAGGGGAGGGAGGGCGagggaagggcagacagagagaaTACGTATTTCCCCTCAGCCAAGCCGTCATAAATAAGAACTGGATATCGAAAGAAAAGACTATATGCTTTCAAGCTCCATGTGAAAGAGAAGTTCCTCTCTCTGCACGTTATGATGGCAATGCAGTATTCTAGAACATCTAGACTGCTCAACGTAGACCTTTTCTCCTGCATTCAAAACAAAGCGAGGCTCAGCCTGAAGAACACAGGCTGTTCATTCTGTCTCAGCAGTGCCTCAGCTGGCTACCAGAGACAGATTTCTGCCCCACAAAGGGTGCCATTTACCTATGGGTGTGTTGTGCCACCTTGTGAGCTGGAGACGATGTGCAATTTCCTGAATGACATCCAGCCCTCAGAGCAGCTGTAGGGCAGGCCTCAGACCCCAGGGGGCACTGTGTGCAACATACTTGGAAGTGTGAGATGTGGAGGTACTTCTGCACCCACTCCCAGAGCCAGCCCTAGGCCGCACAGAAAAATCACGGACATTTACTGGAAACATGATCGAGTACTGCAAATCCAACATAAAAAGTCATGAACTTGGAGTCATTGAGTTCCTTTCTGCCACTGACTACTCCacgtgaccttgaacaagtcacctAATTCCTCCGGCCTCATCTGCAAATGCAAAAGGTCCACCAGGTGATCTGCCAGAGCCCATCCAGTTCTAACAGTGTGAATCTACCACAGGAGAGAAACTGCCACCTCTCTGGTTTTCTAACTTGCCTCAGCTTCTGATCCTGTTTGTTCACTCCTGCTAAAACTATAAGATACAGCTATGCTCTTATCACATCTGTAATACAGCACACGAAACCATTCATAAGCAGGCCATTTGCCTACtgttccacattcattcattcaatcattcttTCAAGAGATATTTACTACATATTCCCCACCACGTCCCCCTGTCCACACTATCCAGGCACATGGGACTACTCACTGTTCCCCTAACATGCCAGGCTTCTGTATGCCTCTTTGTTTGCTTATACTGTTCCCTGTGCTATGAAttcatttctcccattttccaCCAGACTGACACATATTCATCTCAGTGtaaatcttttcctttccaaaatttcCTGGAGAGCTATCATCCTCTGTGTCTTCCTAACATTTCATGCCTTGATCATAGTATGTAGCACATTGTTTTGAAATGACAtgtgtcaggggatccctgggtggctcagcagtttagcacctgccttcagcccagggcatcccgggatcgagtcccacaacaggctccctgcatgagcgtgcttctccctctgcctgtgtctctgtctctctctctctctgtgtagctcatgaataaacaaaatcttaaaaaaaaataaaataaagtgacatgtgtatatgtgtaacaaggtaatatcttttttaaaaagatttatttattcatgagagatacagagagaggcagagggagaagcaggttccctgtggggagcctgatgcaggactggatcccaggtccccaggatcacaacctgagccaaaggcagatgctcaatcacctagccacccaggtgccccaacatgaTAGTATCTTGATACACTCAGAGGTGTAATTTTTCCCTCTACAATTTCCTTCCTCTGTATACTTCTACCACTCGGAGGCTTTTTATATGTGCTACCCTCAGGATAAGGCAATTACTGCTAAAATCAACAGAGAAAGGAGGATTCATTACACAAATCTGAGCACCAAAAATGGACATGTGAGATTCATAGCAAACTTATGAAGATGCAAGCTATGACAGGaaatgttttttagatttcaagagcctgaatattttaagtacaaatatcaatatttataccATAAGCAAAAGATTCTGCAGCCAAGAGGTGAAGACCCAGCATACCCAGCTACTCTATTCCCACTCTCACCTAGACTAGAATAAAGTTGCCCACACCCCAGTTAAAAATAGGTGTCAGGCTTCTGCCACCTGCCTATCCTCAAGCCAAGTTTCAGGTGAGAGTGAGAACTTGTGCCCCACTTCCTCTCTTGGATCTGAAAAGCAGAGGCAATGTAGTTGTATTCTGAGCCAGTGGTAGCATTAAGGAGAAAATGTGCTGTGCCACAAAGAAGCAAAGGTTGTATGAGAGAACCTCTGAATTTTCCCCAGAATGTCACGAAGACCAGAATCTGGAAGCTCCTGTGCCCCCAGGAAGCATAAGATATTAATGAAAGACAACTAGTAACTCTAAGGTCCCAGAGGTCAGAATGAGGAGAACACAAAGAGATTGCATGGCCCCAGTGACCCGGAGCTCTGTGGATGGCCAGTCCCAACACTGTGGTTCTTCCATATGCATTTCTTACTTGTCTCTATATCTCCAGTGGCTAGCTCAGTGGCCAATAAATGTTCACTTTGTAAAATAAGGTAGCCAGGAACATGGAGCAGTAAAGAGTTACCAGGGAAACTGAGTTCTGCTTACACCATTTTCCTTAATTCTCCATGTAGCCCCCAAgtactattaataataaaatcattctCCATctcagaaacagagtagaatggtagttgccagaagctggggggtgggggtggagaaatgggaagatgttggTCGAAAGGTACAAACTTATTTGTAAGATGATTAAGTTCTGGGATTTAGTGTATATAGTGACTATAGTTATcaatactgtgttgtatacttgaaatttgctgagagtggatcttaaatgttctcactatatacacacacacatccacacaatactactactactactaataataataatataatatttataataataataaaacaattctaaGAGTAGTCCTCTGATAAGGAATTgatgagaaaatttgaaaaacaaaagacaagttTAGAATTTCAAAATCTTGAGCAGTATGAGCTCTGTGAATACAAgccaaaacaagaaacaaacaccTGAAGAATTTTTCAATCattaatactttattatattagtacttgatatattaatttttctcctaaaattttatataacaatATACCATAAATAGATGGACAGTTTCCTTACAAATATGAGTTATAGTTATCAGGCCAACCTCTTTACTTAGCAACTCTGAATAAACATGTGTACTAGATCCTTATCCCCatccttcccaccccaccctgcacaGGCCCTCCCACATACCCATATTGTGattacattttctacattttcatcCACACAGAATACAGAGCCCCATTTTCCCAACAGAATTCCCAGGAGATGGCCCCGTATCACATTGACTGCCGCGCTAAGCAGTAGTTATCACTGCCCACAAACAGAGAGGGCATGGGCGTCTTCATTCTCCTCCATTCATTTTCAAGGGGTTGGGACAATGGAACAGCTCAGGACTACGTGATGATTCAGAAGCTAACACTATATCTAATACAGAGCTTTGAGAATTCCAGGCAGGTCTTACCAAGAAGCCTATGAAGGGGAGAGAATTGGGACCACACTGGACTTGCTGCAGAGCACTGGGTAAGGAGGGGCATTTCAGGGCTTCCTCAGCCAAGCTGACGTTCAGGCACGCACATAGCGGACGATGGGGGTGACACAGGTGCAGCCTACGGTCACTAGCACTTTCTCCAGGCGAAAGGAGCGAGAGCAGCCCTGGGGCTCCCTCCGCAGGACCAGGAACTCCTGCTGGATGGGAACCGAATTCATGGAGCTGTCTTCCTGCCCTTCGGCGTTGATGCAGCCAGAGTGCCTGCACTGGGCCTCCGCAATCTCTGAGGGGAACCGGTGGGGGTCGCGGGTAATGCTGCAGGGAGAGCAGACAAAAGCAGATGGTgagacaagggagagagagatggacaggGGTGCCCCACAGCACTGGGCACTCGCTTGCAGGGAGGCATTTCCGAGCAACCCAGGGCTGCAGCCAGATGGCTTGGATTCATGACTGCCCTCCAGCAGGTGCTTAACTGCCTAAGCCTGTTTCCTCCACTCTAGAATGGGGATTCTCACAGGTCTCTTTCATCTGACTATTGACAATATTCAGTGATGTGAATGCACACGAAACACTACATGttggcattcaataaatggcagatctttcatttttcattacactgttattattataattattattcatcCTTTGCGTAGATTTATGGACAATACGAGTGGGTCTCCTAATATACAGTCTGCAAAGCCTGTTGcttggaaaggaaaaacaaagcccCAGAGGTCCTGTGAATCCAGCACATTCTCTAGGTTTCTCCCTTCTTAGCCCTCTCTACCAAGAGTCAAGAAGGGAGCAAAGCCTCACCAGCCAACTTGCCACCATACACACTTCCTTCCTGGAGGAAGTCATGCAGGCAGCCCCAGAAGCACTTCTAATTATCCCTGGAATGTGTTTTTGTGCCTCTATTTGGAGCATATAGATGAGTGCTTGGTATTCTAAGATCTGACACATCAGATGATATCACCGGAGAGTACCCAAATATCTCGTCCCCATCTCCCATCCCCTTTCCCAGACCGGCCTTTCTTGTCCACTCTTCCCTGCTCCCCATTCCTTGAAGACTGATTTCTAATCTGACTGGATCATTCCACACTGACTTTTCTGCTTCCCACATATCCCCATGCAAAGATCATTATGTGGGCTGCTTTAAAGAGCTCCTTCTCCCAACACAGAAAGTTTGTAAATTCCAACTTGGGAATTCACGAAGCAGGAAAAGGCATTTGAGTCAATGAGAAATTGGAAGCAAAATAGCAGGACCTCTGACCACATAGGAGGACCTCACCCAAAACAGCAGGAAAAAATTATGAGCTCCCAGGCAAAGTGAGATTCCTGTATTTAAGAGTTAATCttggggcttttatttttttctacattttctaaattttctacttTATGATTAGAATAAgttaacatattttttcaaaagaatgtGAAGATCAGTCTCATTAACACTTACTTGTAGTCCCAGGGGGAGCTGGAGCGATTCTGGAAATCATTTGAGATGGAAATACCCCGGTTTTGCCTGAGGATGCGAATGTCAACCCTCACACTATTATCCTCCAGAGGAGGGCACAGAGCAGTTTCCCCTGCCTTTAGATGTTTCCGAGCTGCCACCTCACTCAAAAGGGTGAGCCCCAACACCAACAGTAGCAGGGACTTGGCCTGGAAAATGGAAACGGTTGAGTGGGTTAGAGACCCTGGTGTTATTTCCTGGCAAGAGGCACCCCATGTTCTAGTTGAACTCAGGATCCTCAGTCTTTTATGGGACCACGGCTCTCTTAGGTCCTCACCTGGAAATGGGAACAGTCATACTGGAAGGTACTAGAGTGCCTCTCTGAGTTGTAAATTCATTAGCCTGGTAACTGAGCCTCCAACAGTCTGAAACCTCCTCAACAGTGGGATAGAAAGGTATCAGGATCTAGGACTGGGTTTAATCTTGACTTGGCCTCATCCCAGAACCTCtggatttctcttctttccaactGGATTATAATACTTGCTTTATAATAATATTCACAAGATTAAGTGTGATATTCTATGTAAATAACCAATAAATGTatctaataaaaataagagattaaTGATAGTTCTTGTTTTTATTCACAGCTTCATATTTCATGAATTTCCCACAAAATCCTTCCTCCCAGCCATCTGTCCCCCTAGAATATACTGCCCCACCTCTACCTACCCAAATTCTACCCTTCCATCAAGGCCCCACTCAGAAGTGGTCTTCTCCAGGAACTGCCTCTAAAGTCATTCAATTAGGAATATGTTCATTTTCCTTGAATCATAAAGCACTTGCCATCTAGCATTGAAGGCCAGAGCATTCAAGTGCCATTTCTTTATTGTCTGGAAAGGTACTATTTGTGTTCAGGTCAGACAGACACCTACTGGATTGTAAGTTCCTGCAGGAGAATGTATCATAGAACAGATGTTCTACAAATACTTTCTGATGAATGGAAGAGTGGGTGAGTGAATGAACAATACAGTTAAACCCAAAGTATTAAGAAAAACACTGCACAAAACCAACTACAGCAAAGTTCCAATTATCCATGCTAATTGAAAGAAGCAGGGCCACTAATTATGTACAACCACAAAAAATATGGAAACTCTTTGTCTTTAGCTCTGGaacatatattctttatatttacatCAAAATATTGGTCTATCTGATGTTACAGTAATGCACAAAGAAAGTGCTATGTGAAGACCTAAAAGAAGAGCTAAAAATCTCCCCAGTTTCCCTTTGTCAAAACCACATTCTACTCACCCCACCATCACTACCAACTCTTACTGGAGACGGATAAAGCCCATCACCCACTCTCAACGTAATGCAGAACAAGAGCtgaaagtaagttgcttttattCTCTGGGCTTAATGTTACTCAG
Protein-coding sequences here:
- the IL17F gene encoding interleukin-17F, with the protein product MAILRNTAMAKSLLLLVLGLTLLSEVAARKHLKAGETALCPPLEDNSVRVDIRILRQNRGISISNDFQNRSSSPWDYNITRDPHRFPSEIAEAQCRHSGCINAEGQEDSSMNSVPIQQEFLVLRREPQGCSRSFRLEKVLVTVGCTCVTPIVRYVRA